The Kordia sp. SMS9 genome window below encodes:
- a CDS encoding GNAT family N-acetyltransferase codes for MDYHQDRFKDHSLLLYKKEKLVAVFPANEAENVLHSHQGLTYGGLLFNKDLKLRDVSECFKILLEHAKENNFQKVHLKLLPTMYSPLPTNELQYLLFILEAKLTRRDALSVVNMQHRPKISRDRIAGNKRAKKHGLVIKEVDTFEAFWNEILIPNLAQKHAAKPVHSLVEIQQLKANFPKQIRQFNVYKEDTIVAGTTIFDTKYVAHSQYISGNEDKNDLGSLDFLHLFLLNEVFADKMYFDFGISNENQGKNINTGLNYWKEGFGARTITQDFYEIDVKQSHKLDTIFI; via the coding sequence ATGGACTATCATCAAGATCGTTTCAAAGATCATTCACTGTTACTCTACAAAAAGGAGAAATTAGTAGCTGTGTTTCCTGCAAATGAAGCTGAAAATGTATTGCATTCACATCAGGGTTTGACATACGGCGGTTTGCTTTTCAACAAAGACTTAAAACTCCGCGATGTTTCAGAATGTTTCAAAATATTGTTGGAACATGCAAAAGAAAACAACTTTCAAAAAGTACATCTCAAATTGTTGCCAACTATGTACAGTCCGTTGCCAACCAACGAATTGCAATATTTGTTATTTATTTTGGAAGCGAAATTAACACGTAGAGATGCACTTTCGGTAGTGAACATGCAGCACAGACCTAAAATCTCAAGAGACAGAATCGCAGGAAATAAAAGAGCTAAAAAACACGGTTTGGTCATCAAAGAAGTTGATACGTTTGAAGCGTTTTGGAACGAAATACTCATTCCGAATTTAGCACAAAAACACGCCGCAAAACCTGTACATTCACTTGTGGAAATTCAACAACTAAAAGCAAATTTTCCGAAACAGATTCGGCAATTTAATGTGTATAAAGAGGATACAATTGTTGCAGGAACAACGATTTTCGACACAAAATATGTTGCGCATTCACAATACATTTCTGGAAACGAAGACAAAAACGATTTGGGAAGTCTCGACTTTTTACACCTGTTTTTGCTTAATGAAGTTTTTGCAGATAAAATGTACTTTGATTTCGGTATTTCCAACGAAAATCAAGGAAAAAACATCAATACTGGACTAAATTATTGGAAAGAAGGTTTTGGTGCACGCACAATCACGCAAGATTTTTACGAAATTGACGTGAAACAAAGTCACAAACTTGATACGATTTTTATATGA
- a CDS encoding type II toxin-antitoxin system RelE/ParE family toxin, whose product MAEIIFRQTAIDDLTAIWKYTVQKWSESQADIYYQGIRLACKEIAKKPNIGKSYQNIQANLIGFKVGKHIIFYHQVSETTIEIVRILHERMDLERRIND is encoded by the coding sequence ATGGCTGAAATTATTTTTAGACAAACAGCTATTGATGATTTAACCGCTATTTGGAAGTATACCGTGCAAAAATGGTCAGAAAGTCAAGCAGACATTTATTATCAAGGAATTCGATTGGCTTGTAAAGAAATTGCCAAAAAACCGAATATCGGAAAATCATATCAAAACATACAAGCGAATTTAATCGGATTCAAAGTAGGGAAACACATTATTTTTTATCATCAAGTTTCAGAAACTACCATTGAAATTGTTAGAATTCTACACGAACGCATGGACTTGGAACGCAGAATCAATGATTAA
- a CDS encoding type II toxin-antitoxin system ParD family antitoxin — MSKNTSILLGTYFDEFVQSQVSEGRYKNKSEVIRAGLRLLENEENKVIALRHAIQEGMNSPLVENFDFDAHLAKLKTEKK; from the coding sequence CATATTGTTAGGAACCTATTTTGATGAGTTTGTGCAATCGCAAGTTTCAGAAGGACGTTACAAAAATAAAAGCGAAGTAATTAGAGCGGGACTTCGATTGTTAGAAAACGAAGAAAATAAAGTCATCGCATTGCGACATGCAATTCAAGAAGGCATGAACAGTCCATTAGTTGAAAATTTTGACTTCGATGCGCATTTAGCTAAGCTTAAAACGGAGAAAAAGTAA